A single Arcanobacterium canis DNA region contains:
- a CDS encoding DUF2505 domain-containing protein — protein sequence MEFSAQAHYNAAPDEVAQVLLSRELADARASKAGVKSYEYSFDGTVASVRVRAGADVLPETVKRFASNGFWAEVQARAQSNVVAHVVKVTGLPVTANFRVTLSPDDAGSIAEIRGEVRVSVPFVGKKIEEKAVAYAGRALEHDTFIVNSLIDTLES from the coding sequence ATGGAGTTTTCAGCACAGGCGCACTACAACGCTGCTCCCGACGAGGTTGCTCAAGTTCTGCTGAGCCGCGAGTTGGCTGATGCACGCGCAAGCAAAGCTGGAGTGAAATCGTACGAATATTCGTTCGATGGAACTGTGGCGAGCGTGCGCGTACGAGCAGGTGCCGATGTGCTTCCGGAAACTGTCAAACGTTTCGCATCGAACGGCTTCTGGGCAGAAGTCCAAGCACGTGCGCAGTCCAACGTCGTTGCGCACGTCGTGAAAGTCACTGGTTTGCCGGTAACAGCTAACTTCCGTGTCACGCTCTCCCCCGACGACGCCGGATCGATTGCGGAGATTCGCGGCGAGGTCCGTGTCTCCGTCCCCTTCGTCGGGAAGAAAATCGAAGAGAAAGCTGTCGCGTATGCCGGGCGCGCGCTTGAACACGATACGTTCATCGTCAACTCGCTTATCGATACACTGGAGTCATGA
- a CDS encoding thymidylate synthase produces MIDRQYEDLLADVMENGTLKGDRTGTGTLSVFGRQLRYDLTEGFPRITTKFVAMKAVKGELLWFLRGDTNIEWLRERGITIWDEWADEDGNLGPVYGAQWRSWPTPSGEHIDQISHVIEQIRTDPNSRRLIVSAWIVSELDKMALAPCHAFFQFYVADGRLSCQLYQRSADLFLGVPFNIASYALLTHMVAQQTDLQVGDFVWTGGDCHIYTNHLEQVRQQLRREPYPFPTLHLRKASSIFDYHMDDIDASDGYNHHPRISAPVAV; encoded by the coding sequence ATGATCGATCGCCAATACGAAGACCTGCTCGCTGACGTCATGGAAAATGGCACTCTCAAGGGTGACCGAACCGGAACGGGCACATTGTCTGTTTTCGGACGTCAGCTCAGGTACGACCTCACCGAGGGATTTCCGCGTATTACCACGAAATTCGTCGCGATGAAAGCTGTCAAAGGCGAGCTACTGTGGTTCTTGCGCGGAGACACGAACATCGAATGGCTACGTGAACGCGGCATCACTATCTGGGACGAGTGGGCTGATGAGGATGGAAACTTAGGCCCTGTGTACGGTGCTCAGTGGAGAAGCTGGCCCACGCCGTCGGGCGAACACATTGACCAAATTTCTCACGTGATCGAACAGATTCGAACCGATCCCAATTCGCGCCGACTCATCGTGTCAGCGTGGATTGTCAGCGAACTGGACAAAATGGCGCTAGCTCCGTGCCACGCATTTTTCCAGTTTTACGTTGCTGACGGTCGTCTGTCGTGCCAGCTCTACCAGCGAAGCGCAGATCTTTTCCTCGGGGTTCCCTTCAACATTGCTTCCTACGCATTACTCACACATATGGTTGCGCAACAAACTGATCTTCAGGTTGGCGATTTTGTGTGGACTGGCGGCGACTGCCACATCTACACCAATCATCTTGAGCAGGTGAGGCAGCAACTTCGTCGCGAACCCTATCCGTTCCCGACTCTTCACTTGCGCAAAGCTTCCTCGATCTTTGACTACCATATGGACGATATCGATGCGTCAGACGGATACAACCACCATCCGAGGATTTCTGCACCCGTGGCAGTATGA